The Variovorax sp. J2L1-78 genome segment GCCGACGCCACCGACACGCAGGTGGCGATCCACTCCGACACGCTGAACGAATCGGGCTTCGTCGAGAACACCATCGCGGCCGTCAAGGGCCGCGGCATCTGCGCCTTCCACACCGAAGGCGCGGGGGGCGGCCACGCACCGGACATCCTGCGCGTGGTGGGCGAGGACAACTTCCTGCCCTCGTCGACCAACCCGACGATGCCCTACACCGTGAACACGCTCGACGAGCACGTCGACATGCTCATGGTGTGCCACCACCTGGACGCCGGCATCGCCGAAGATCTGGCCTTCGCCGAGTCGCGCATCCGCAAGGAAACCATCGCGGCCGAAGACATCCTGCACGATCTGGGCGCGATCAGCATGTTCAGCTCCGACTCGCAGGCCATGGGCCGCGTGGGCGAAGTCATCATCCGCACCTGGCAGACGGCGCACAAGATGAAGGGCCAGCGCGGCACGCTGCCGGAAGACAACGCGCGCAACGACAACTTCCGCGCCAAGCGCTACGTGGCCAAGTACACGATCAACCCGGCCATCGCGCACGGCATCGCGCACGAGGTGGGCAGCATCGAGGTCGGCAAGTGGGCCGACCTGGTGGTGTGGAAGCCGGCCTTCTTCGGCGTGAAGCCCTTCACCATCATCAAAGGCGGCAGCATCGCGATGGCCGCGATGGGCGACCCGAACGCATCGATCCCGACGCCGCAGCCGGTGCACTACCGGCCGATGTTCGGTTCGTACGGCGGTTCGCTGCACCGCAGCTCGCTCACCTTCGTCTCGCAGGCGGGCCTGAACGCGGGCATCGGTGAGCGCTACGGCCTGCACAAGACGTTGGCGGCCGTGAAGAACGTGCGCGGCGTGCGGAAGCACCACATGCTGCACAACGGCTACACGCCCAAGATGGAGATCGACGCGCAGACCTACGCGGTGCGCGCGGACGGGCATCTGCTGGTGTGCGAGCCGGCGACGTCGCTGCCGATGGCGCAGCGGTATTTCCTGTTCTGATCCGATGGCGGCAGACCTGCGCATTCGCCTGGACGACCTGCAAGACCCGCGCATCGCCGCGTTTCTCGAGGAACACCTGACCGACATGCGTCGGGTTTCACCACCGGAGAGCGTGCATGCGCTGGACCTGAATGGCTTGCGCCAGCCCGACATCCGGTTCTGGACCGGGTGGGTGGATGGGCCGACGGGCGAGGCGCTGGTCGCGACGGCCGCCCTGAAGCGTCTGGGCGACGGGCACGCGGAGCTCAAGTCGATGCGTACGGCCGGCTCGCTGCGCGGCCAGGGCATCGCCGGCAGGATGCTGGCGCACGTGATCGCCCAAGCGCGGGCGCTGGGCCATGCGCGGCTGAGCCTGGAGACAGGCAGCCAGCCCTTCTTCGCGCCGGCGCATGCGCTGTACGAGAAACACGGCTTCGAAGCCTGCGGGCCCTTCGGCACGTACATTGACGACCCGAACAGCCGCTTCATGACGCGTATGCTTTGATCGCGCTCGACAATGCGTCCTCTGTGTACCGTGGCGTTCCACCAGTGAACATTCCCGCCCTCTGAAGTCTTCCATGCTCAACGCCAACAAACTCATGCCCCAGGGCGGCGGTCTCGCCGCCGTGCTGCTCAAGCGCGCCGCCACGGTCGAACTCGACTGGGATGTGCGCCAGAAGAGTCGCTTCGACACCGTCGATTCGCAGGGTCGCCGCATCGGCGTGTTCCTACCCCGCGGCACGGCCGTGCGTGGCGGCGACGTGCTGGTGGCGGAGGACGGCTCGCTGATCAAGGTCGTCGCGGCGCCGCAGCCGGTGCTGGTCATCACGCACTGCACGCAGCACGGCACGCCCTTCGACCTGACCCGTGCGGCCTACCACCTGGGCAACCGGCATGTGCCGATCGAGCTCAAGCCCGATCACCTGAAGATCGAACCCGACCATG includes the following:
- the ureC gene encoding urease subunit alpha, which encodes MATIGRRAYAEIFGPTVGDRVRLADTDLVIEVEADYTLRAGGYGEEVKFGGGKTIRDGMAQSQRMRAEGTVDTVMTNALILDHWGIVKADIGLKDGRIVAIGKAGNPDVQSGVDIVIGPGTEVISCEGNIVTAGGIDSHIHFIAPQQIEEALASGVTTMLGGGTGPATGTFATTCTPGPWHIERMLQAADAFPMNLGFLGKGNASLPAALHEQIDAGVIGLKLHEDWGTTPAAISNCLDVADATDTQVAIHSDTLNESGFVENTIAAVKGRGICAFHTEGAGGGHAPDILRVVGEDNFLPSSTNPTMPYTVNTLDEHVDMLMVCHHLDAGIAEDLAFAESRIRKETIAAEDILHDLGAISMFSSDSQAMGRVGEVIIRTWQTAHKMKGQRGTLPEDNARNDNFRAKRYVAKYTINPAIAHGIAHEVGSIEVGKWADLVVWKPAFFGVKPFTIIKGGSIAMAAMGDPNASIPTPQPVHYRPMFGSYGGSLHRSSLTFVSQAGLNAGIGERYGLHKTLAAVKNVRGVRKHHMLHNGYTPKMEIDAQTYAVRADGHLLVCEPATSLPMAQRYFLF
- a CDS encoding GNAT family N-acetyltransferase, whose protein sequence is MAADLRIRLDDLQDPRIAAFLEEHLTDMRRVSPPESVHALDLNGLRQPDIRFWTGWVDGPTGEALVATAALKRLGDGHAELKSMRTAGSLRGQGIAGRMLAHVIAQARALGHARLSLETGSQPFFAPAHALYEKHGFEACGPFGTYIDDPNSRFMTRML
- the ureE gene encoding urease accessory protein UreE; this encodes MLNANKLMPQGGGLAAVLLKRAATVELDWDVRQKSRFDTVDSQGRRIGVFLPRGTAVRGGDVLVAEDGSLIKVVAAPQPVLVITHCTQHGTPFDLTRAAYHLGNRHVPIELKPDHLKIEPDHVLAAMLRSMHLIVREADEAFEPEGGAYAAHGGGHGHDHGHGHSHGAAPVGPVLHPDAYGGGHDHSHDHGHHHAHDHSHG